The following proteins come from a genomic window of Malus sylvestris chromosome 4, drMalSylv7.2, whole genome shotgun sequence:
- the LOC126619375 gene encoding protein SIEL, producing the protein MADHVILTCGHPLILPTISADEPLSPEVLPPLRSLIVNPSTPGPTITSILETLTRSLRLSRDPLTIRFTLKLLSDLASRHPHLSFFVFDSVRSHLLSTGSPRVAADSLDALASIVESNRALAPGIEELDDRLFASLCFSPSCSVRPWLLRNAERFGVQPHLLFTLFLGFTKDPYPNVRKEALDGLVGLSENGVIEDRDMIEGCYFRAVELLNDMEDCVRLAAVRTVCSWGLMLVACISEMKAYWSDEVFVKLCSMVRDMSMEVRVEAFYALGKIKLVSEDILLQTLSKRVLVTMKGKGSFAQCSDEQLEVSGSSVAGAFVHGLEDEFHEVRKGACHALRTLAILSAKFAGEALNLLMDVLNDDSILVRLQAFETMHQLATFDLLKVQEAHMHMFLGTLVDNDTLIRSSARKVLKLAKLPQLKMFRLTIDALLENMERYPQDEADALSVLFHIGRNHGKFVVRLIEEVSPQMEPMSNGKLDFDSMRVAGLLVLAISAPVSDERDCNIPPAIFSYAVTYLGRISHALSDIINQNSLLDYLSQCSRSQGPYDVEFNKFNFKAGEPCLPLLENDGSTCTSNKMTGSAEMSEIVSPIMEPREVGTSLVAYQLEVHDEVTKLVNVVLARAKDIWPVVQSGFVNEVMRTLRSCKEELATFTSDSLPSAGVLPFTKQYVQIMKLLTRAWMNFLPSVLFPPYGMGELDLVLRKLDTRLRDLKSTFIRLSKREELHILELILVTCVLRLSKVEICCHLRTLRKLSSTMSQVESLLRDGSLEPSRFITEVEKLSLETGTFPNEGSCNPRLFQRALESFSLKQLVLSGGIKHVNAELDIPDNSYENPLRFVAGLPVGIPCHITLHNVLAESRLWLKMTVNEDDDSTRFVFLDLNLFGGSEDIRIFTFSPPLYRTPKAFSFTIKVCICVECLSEVEDVSSVKIRGPRHELTYLCREKDVYLSMIK; encoded by the exons ATGGCGGACCACGTGATCCTCACGTGCGGTCACCCTCTCATCCTCCCGACAATTTCCGCCGACGAACCTCTCTCTCCCGAAGTCCTGCCTCCCCTGAGATCCCTCATCGTCAACCCCTCAACTCCCGGGCCCACAATCACCTCCATCCTCGAAACCCTAACTCGCTCTCTCCGACTCAGTCGCGATCCGCTCACCATCCGATTCACTCTCAAGCTCCTCTCCGACCTCGCCTCGCGACACCCCCACCTCTCGTTCTTCGTATTCGACTCGGTCCGTTCCCACCTCCTCTCCACCGGCTCGCCCCGCGTTGCTGCCGACTCACTCGACGCGCTCGCTTCAATCGTGGAGAGCAACCGAGCCCTAGCTCCCGGAATTGAAGAATTGGATGACCGGCTGTTCGCCTCGCTGTGTTTCAGTCCGTCTTGCTCCGTACGGCCGTGGCTGCTCAGAAACGCCGAGAGGTTCGGCGTACAGCCTCATTTGCTGTTCACTCTGTTTCTAGGGTTTACGAAGGATCCATATCCGAATGTGAGAAAAGAGGCGTTGGACGGGCTCGTTGGGTTGAGTGAGAACGGTGTGATCGAGGACCGTGACATGATCGAAGGCTGCTATTTTCGTGCCGTTGAGCTCCTAAACGACATGGAAGATTGCGTTCGATTGGCTGCCGTTCGCACG GTGTGTTCTTGGGGTCTAATGCTCGTGGCGTGCATTTCGGAGATGAAAGCATATTGGTCTGATGAAGTATTTGTCAAA CTTTGTTCAATGGTGAGAGACATGAGCATGGAGGTTAGGGTTGAAGCTTTTTATGCTCTTGGGAAGATAAAGTTGGTATCTGAGGATATTCTTTTGCAAACCCTGTCAAAGAGAGTTCTGGTAACCATGAAAGGAAAAGGATCTTTTGCTCAGTGCTCTGATGAACAACTAGAAGTATCAGGTTCAAGTGTTGCTGGAGCTTTCGTGCACGGACTAGAGGATGAATTTCACGAG GTGCGAAAAGGTGCCTGTCATGCATTGAGAACACTGGCCATACTCTCTGCCAAGTTTGCTGGAGAAGCCTTAAACTTATTGATGGATGTACTGAATGATGACTCAATACTTGTTCGGTTACAAGCTTTTGAAACTATGCATCAATTGGCTACCTTTGACCTTCTGAAGGTGCAAGAAGCACACATGCATATG TTTCTTGGCACTCTGGTTGACAATGATACCCTCATAAGATCTTCCGCAAGGAAAGTACTTAAATTGGCAAAGCTGCCTCAGTTAAAGATGTTTAGGTTAACTATTGATGCCCTTCTAGAAAATATGGAAAGATATCCACAG GATGAAGCAGATGCATTATCTGTTTTGTTTCATATTGGACGAAATCATGGAAAGTTTGTGGTCCGCTTGATTGAGGAAGTTTCTCCACAG ATGGAGCCAATGTCTAATGGAAAGTTGGACTTTGATAGCATGAGAGTGGCCGGCTTGCTAGTTCTGGCCATCTCAGCTCCAGTTTCAGATGAACGTGATTGCAATATTCCACCTGCAATATTTTCTTATGCAGTAACGTATCTGGGAAGGATTTCTCATGCACTGAGTGATATTATCAATCAAAATAGCcttttggattatttgtctCAGTGCAGTAGATCCCAAGGACCATATGATGTAGAGTTCAACAAGTTCAACTTTAAAGCGGGGGAGCCATGCTTGCCTTTACTTGAAAATGATGGTTCAACCTGTACTAGTAACAAGATGACTGGTTCAGCTGAAATGTCTGAAATTGTGTCTCCAATAATGGAGCCAAGGGAAGTAGGAACTTCACTTGTAGCATACCAGCTAGAGGTGCATGATGAAGTGACTAAGTTAGTGAATGTTGTTCTTGCAAGGGCCAAGGATATCTGGCCAGTAGTACAATCAGGATTCGTGAATGAAGTAATGAGGACTTTGAG AAGTTGCAAGGAAGAGCTGGCAACATTCACTTCTGACTCACTTCCATCTGCGGGAGTTTTGCCCTTCACGAAGCAATATGTTCAGATAATGAAACTGCTTACAAGGGCATGGATGAACTTTCTGCCTTCAGTGCTTTTTCCTCCTTATGGAATGGGAGAATTAGACTTGGTATTAAGAAAGCTGGACACAAGGCTTAGAGATCTGAAGAGTACATTTATAAGATTGTCTAAAAGGGAGGAGTTGCATATCTTGGAGCTGATACTTGTGACCTGTGTGCTCAGATTGTCGAAAGTAGAAATTTGCTGCCATCTTCGAACCTTGAGAAAGCTCTCTAGTACGATGTCACAGGTTGAATCTCTCCTTAGAGATGGATCTCTTGAACCTTCCAGGTTTATAACTGAAGTTGAGAAGTTATCATTGGAAACTGGTACCTTTCCCAATGAAGGTTCCTGTAATCCCCGCCTTTTTCAAAGAGCACTTGAAAGCTTCTCCCTCAAGCAGCTTGTGTTGAGTGGTGGAATCAAGCACGTAAACGCAGAGCTGGATATACCCGACAACAGCTACGAAAATCCTCTCCGGTTTGTCGCAGGACTGCCCGTTGGCATACCCTGCCATATCACACTCCATAACGTTTTAGCCGAAAGTCGGCTGTGGCTGAAGATGACTGTAAATGAAGACGACGATTCAACTCGATTTGTGTTTTTGGATTTAAACCTTTTCGGAGGCTCCGAAGACATCCGGATCTTTACGTTTAGTCCACCCCTTTACAGAACCCCAAAAGCATTTTCTTTCACAATTAAGGTGTGTATCTGTGTGGAATGTTTGTCCGAGGTTGAGGATGTCTCCTCTGTCAAAATTCGGGGCCCTAGACATGAACTAACGTATCTTTGTCGAGAAAAGGATGTTTATCTTTCTATGATCAAGTAA